TAAACGTGAACTCATGCATTCTAGGCGAGCATGCTGCAACAACAACACGGTTAAGATTATAATCTTTTATTGCCTTTTTAATCTCCTCTTGTCCAGGATCGGAGCAAGTATACCTATTATCCACGGCGAAGACGACGTCTGGTAGTGTGCGCGCATACTCAACAACCTCCTTAACATTCACCACCCCAGCTATGTTTAAGCCGCAGTGACAGACAAAGACGCCTATTCTCACATCTCCAGGTTTTGATTCGCTCATCTCCTAACCCGACCTCCTAACCGAAGTCTTCTAACAGAATCATAAGTTCTTTGCGCGGATTTACTGCGGATTTCCTTAGCCATATTTAATGTTGAGGTTAACCTTTCTAGGGCTTTATTCCAAGCCCCAGATTTAACGGGGGCATGATGGAAGGATACTCTCCTAATCTCTATTGCACCCTTAATAGGGCAGACATTCACACACGCGCCGCAATAAACACAGAACAAATCGTTGACACCAACCCTTCCATTATCAGAAAGGAATAAAACGCTTGGTATGGGGCATGCGTTAACACATTCTCTGCATCCCTCAGGACATAATGCATTATTCACCCCTATCGTTCCAGATATAATCTTCCTGGTATGTATCGCGTTATATGGGCATTTAACCTCGCATATTCGGCAGCCGGGACAATGCTTCCTATCCACATCAACCTTAACTCTATTATTCGCCTCATCGAAGCTGACCTTAATTAGGTTTAGTGGGCATGCCTCCTCACATACTTTACAACCAACTGGACATTTGCTCTCTTCAACCTTAACTTCATGAATTATCTTTGGAAAACTCTCACTTTCTAAAACCGGAATATGTTCCTCACCATTTATACTTTGTTTGAAGGCACCGAAGATGCATATTTCGCTGCATATTCCACAGAAATTACACTTATCCTCTAAAACAGTCACTGTTATTCTTTTCGGCGGCTCCTCAATTTCCTTGAAATCAGATGGCTTAACAATTTTTATTGCCTCTTTTGGACAGGCTGCTTCGCAGAGCTCACAGCCGACGCATCTGCTTCTATTAAGTGACAATGTATAACGCTTAGTATACATTATTCTCTCTAGGAGAAGCGATTTTCCATCCTCAATTTTAACGAGTTTTACTGGCAATTCTCCTCAACCTGCATGAATTTTACAGCTATAAGATTATGGAAAATAAGAACTTTACGTTAAATTTACCTTAATAATGTTGTTTAAGCCGAAATACTTTATAGGGGCATTTAAGCTATCTCTTTAAGTTTAAAGCATAAGACTACTAGGTGCATTACATGTCAACTCAGATGAGAGCTGCGAAAGAGGGACGAGAGACCGAAGAGATGCGAATAGTCGCTGCTGATGAGGGTGAAACTCCGGAGAATATACGTAAGCGGGTTGCGGAAGGAACAGTTATAATAGCTAGAAACATTCAGCGCGATAATAGCCATCCGATAGGTATAGGGAAAGGTCTAAGGATAAAGGTTAACGCTAACATTGGGACAAGTCAAGACATATGCGACCTAAACCTGGAGATCGAGAAGGCTAAGATTGCCATTAGATATGGTGCTGATACAATAATGGATCTAAGTACTGGTGGAGACTTAGATGAAATACGAAGGGCAATAAT
The DNA window shown above is from Candidatus Bathyarchaeia archaeon and carries:
- a CDS encoding 4Fe-4S binding protein, whose protein sequence is MPVKLVKIEDGKSLLLERIMYTKRYTLSLNRSRCVGCELCEAACPKEAIKIVKPSDFKEIEEPPKRITVTVLEDKCNFCGICSEICIFGAFKQSINGEEHIPVLESESFPKIIHEVKVEESKCPVGCKVCEEACPLNLIKVSFDEANNRVKVDVDRKHCPGCRICEVKCPYNAIHTRKIISGTIGVNNALCPEGCRECVNACPIPSVLFLSDNGRVGVNDLFCVYCGACVNVCPIKGAIEIRRVSFHHAPVKSGAWNKALERLTSTLNMAKEIRSKSAQRTYDSVRRLRLGGRVRR